From a single Candidatus Krumholzibacteriota bacterium genomic region:
- the recR gene encoding recombination protein RecR, whose translation MNFELPLLQKLVDQFKKLPGVGEKTARRLAFAILDMNDAEVKDFAETLQQVKEKIGFCNRCGSLSEEDICRICGDRSRVEGVLCVVERPSDIYILERSGQYRGRYHVLHGVLSPLDGIGPGELNLSGLKKRVKEEEIRELIIATNPSIEGDTTSLYILKMFEGIDIRITRPARGIPLGSTLEFVDKGTISRALEGREPI comes from the coding sequence ATGAATTTTGAGCTTCCACTGCTTCAGAAGCTGGTAGATCAGTTTAAAAAGCTTCCCGGAGTAGGTGAAAAAACGGCTCGCAGACTTGCATTCGCGATCCTCGATATGAATGACGCGGAGGTAAAGGATTTTGCCGAGACACTTCAGCAAGTCAAAGAGAAGATTGGATTTTGCAACAGATGCGGAAGTCTCTCCGAAGAAGATATCTGCAGGATCTGCGGCGACCGATCGAGAGTCGAAGGCGTGTTATGCGTCGTTGAACGGCCGTCCGACATTTACATTCTTGAAAGATCGGGACAATACAGGGGCCGCTACCATGTTTTACACGGAGTTCTTTCACCGCTTGATGGAATCGGACCCGGAGAGTTGAACCTCTCGGGCCTGAAGAAAAGAGTCAAAGAGGAAGAGATCAGGGAACTTATCATAGCAACGAATCCGAGTATAGAGGGAGATACCACATCGCTCTATATTCTGAAGATGTTTGAAGGGATAGACATAAGGATAACGAGACCGGCAAGAGGCATTCCTCTCGGCAGCACTCTCGAATTCGTCGATAAAGGGACTATTTCGAGAGCGCTGGAAGGACGAGAGCCGATTTGA
- a CDS encoding roadblock/LC7 domain-containing protein, which yields MIRTNWKVFEEDYYAISTTLQELLSNSNATSVILLDKTGQLISNVGDEPLFDMYSFASLCAADFEANAQLAKLIGEKDFSTLYHQGSNESMYLARVEQDIILVVLFDKKTTLGLVRLRTKKAVDNLSTVILRLYGKLEYENEEYSSDFDEEFTAGAELEIDSLFSD from the coding sequence ATGATCAGAACAAACTGGAAGGTATTCGAGGAGGATTATTACGCTATCAGTACTACCCTCCAGGAATTATTGAGTAATTCGAATGCTACCAGCGTAATACTGCTCGACAAGACGGGGCAGTTGATCTCGAATGTCGGTGATGAACCTTTATTTGACATGTACAGTTTCGCTTCCCTCTGCGCGGCTGACTTCGAAGCCAACGCGCAATTGGCGAAGCTTATAGGAGAAAAGGATTTCTCTACCCTGTATCACCAGGGGAGTAACGAGTCGATGTATCTTGCCAGGGTAGAACAGGATATCATACTTGTGGTCCTGTTCGACAAGAAAACGACTCTTGGCCTGGTAAGGCTCAGGACAAAGAAAGCAGTTGATAACCTTTCTACCGTTATTCTAAGACTTTATGGCAAGTTGGAATATGAAAATGAAGAGTATTCATCGGACTTCGATGAAGAATTCACAGCCGGAGCTGAACTCGAGATAGACAGTCTCTTCTCGGATTAA